AAGCATGTCGGTCAACTTTCCCCTCGGCATACAGTTGGCGCACCCGCACTTTTTCTTTATTGGATAGGCCGCTGGCCATTGGCCCTGCTGGCACAAAAACGGCGGGTAGATGACCAAATGACAACGCCGCCATCAGCAACCCTGGCACAATTTTGTCGCACACACCGAGATACAATGCGCCATCAAACATATTGTGCGATAAGCCGATAGCCGCCGACATAGCAATCACATCGCGGCTCATCAGCGATAATTCCATGCCATCCTGCCCTTGCGTCACGCCATCACACATCGCAGGAACGCCCCCCGCCACTTGCCCGACCGCCCCCACTTGATGCAGCGCATCTTTAAGTTGTTGCGGATAATGCTCGTAAGGCTGATGAGCTGACAGCATGTCATTGTAGGAGGTAATAATGGCGATATCGCTACGCAACATATTCTTCAGAGAGACTTTATCCTCGGGCTGGCAAGCGGCAAAACCATGAGCCAGATTGCCGCAGGCCAATTGTGAACGGTGAACGGTATTTTCTTTTGCCGCACTGATGCGTTGCAGATAAGCGGTTCGGGTCGGCGCAGAACGCGCAATAATACGCTGCGTCACACGGGTAAGAGTCGGGTTCATCGCCATTCCTTATTCAGTCAGCGGAGCCAAAAGTTCAATACTGCCCGCAGGAAGGCCAATGAAATCCGCCAGTACCTGCAACAGCAAATTGTGATCATCCAAATGTGGCGCGCCGGAGACATTTACGCTGCCAATAATACCTGCTTGCTTAACCTGTAACGGGAAACCTCCACCTAGCGCGGCATAGTCACGTAAGCTGACACCATAGCGCTCCTCAAGGGAGGTTTGGCGCTGTTGCAACATCAACCCTGCGGCATAGGAGCTGGTGCCCAGTAACTCCACCACATTACGTTTGCGCCGCAGCCAGTCAGCGTTTTCTGCGCTGGTACCCGGCATGGCGTAACTAAATAAAGTCTGCCCATTGACCCGGATATTGATAGCCAGCGCTAGCCCTTGCCGCTCTGCCTGTTGCATTATTTTTTCGCCCAACTGCCAGGCGATTTCATGATTGAAATGGGTCAATTGCAGTCGTTGCTGATGCTGCTGGCTGAGGGTCAGTTGCTGTTGTAAATTCATGAGATTCTCCGGTGAACAATGGCGGCGGTCATGCCCGTGGCAATAAAGACCGCCTGGCAGCTTAAGCGCGTTTTACTTTAGCTAAGCCTTTGTCAGCAATGCCCTTTTCCTTCGCTGCGACTTCAACATCACACTCTTTTGGTAAGGTTAAGGTAATCAGCCCGGCAATAATTAATGAGCCAGCTAACATGCAAACTGCTGCACTTTGGCCGTAG
The sequence above is drawn from the Yersinia enterocolitica subsp. enterocolitica genome and encodes:
- a CDS encoding heme-degrading domain-containing protein; this translates as MNLQQQLTLSQQHQQRLQLTHFNHEIAWQLGEKIMQQAERQGLALAINIRVNGQTLFSYAMPGTSAENADWLRRKRNVVELLGTSSYAAGLMLQQRQTSLEERYGVSLRDYAALGGGFPLQVKQAGIIGSVNVSGAPHLDDHNLLLQVLADFIGLPAGSIELLAPLTE